GGCTGGAGCGGTTCTACGAGTTCGACGACCGCGAGGACCTCGTCGGCGAACTCGTCTTCGGGATGGCCCCCCACACCAGCGCGGCGACGGTCGGGCGCGTGGTCGGCTTCACCTCCGCCGCCGTCGGCTACGCGCATCCGTACTTCCACGCCGCCAAACGCCGGAACTGCTTCCACCCGGACACGCGGCTGTGGTACGAAGACGAGAATGACGACTGGGAGTACGGGACCATCGAGGAACTGGTCGAAAACCGACTGGATGACCCCGACGAGGACGACTTCGGGACGCTCGTTCAAGAGTTAGACGGCGACCTCACCGTGTCGTCGCTGGGCGAGAACGGTCCCTGTCGCCAGCCCGTCGACGCCGTCTCGAAACACCCCGCGCCGGACCACCTCGTCGAGATTTCCGTCGGCGACCGAACCCTCAGGGTTACGCCCGACCACACGATGCTCCGTGCCGGCTCCGATGGGATTGAGGAAGTCCCGGCGGGCGACCTGACTGCCGGCGACGAACTCCCTGCCTACGATGGCGGCGAGACGACCACGATGACGGCACGCGGCGAGGCCTCGACGGCAGCAACCGACGGCGCAGCCCCGACAGACACCGTCGAGACTGTCGAGTACGTCGAGAGCAACGTGGACCACGTCTACTGTCTCACGGTCGCCGACACGCACCGCGTTGCCGTCGAAGGAACCTATGTCGGCCAGTGCGACGGTGACGAGGACTGCGTAATGCTACTGATGGACGGCCTGCTGAACTTCTCGAAGTCCTACCTCCCGAACCAGCGTGGCGGACAGATGGACGCCCCGCTGGTGATGTCCTCGCGCATCGACCCCAGCGAAATCGACGACGAGGCCCACAACATGGACATCATGGAGAGCTATCCCCGGGAGTTCTACGAAGCCACCCGCGAGATGAAAGACCCGACCGAGGTCGAAGACGTGATGAAAATCGCCGAGGAGACACTGGGGACCGACCGCGAGTACACCGAGTTTCGCCACACCCACGACACGGCGAACATCGCCGCCGGGCCGGACCTCTCGGCGTACAAGACGCTCGGGTCGATGGAGGACAAGATGGACGCCCAGCTTGAGATCTCCCGGAAGCTCCGGGCCGTCGTCGAGAGCGACGTGGCCGAGCGCATCATCGAGTACCACTTCCTGCCGGACCTCATCGGGAACCTCCGGGCGTTCTCCCGGCAAGAGACTCGCTGTCTGGACTGCGGCGAGTCGTTCCGCCGCGCGCCCCTGACCGGCGACTGCCGAGAGTGTGGCGGCCGCGTCAACCTCACCGTCCACGAGGGCTCGGTCAACAAGTACATCGACACGGCCATCCGCGTCGCCGACGAGTTCGGAGCCCGCGACTACACGAAACAGCGGCTCAAGATCCTGGAACGGAAAATAGAGTCGGTGTTCGAAAACGACCACAACAAGCAGTCGGGCATCGCCGACTTCATGTGAGCGACAGCGTCACCCGGACTTATCAGGTCGACAGACGGGCGCGTGACGGTCGTCCGACGGGTGTTTTTGCCCGTGGCGGTCCTGTCACGGGTATGGCCTCGTCCCGCGATTCAGCGCCGCCGTTCGACTCCGGGGACCGGTCGGGCTCCCCGTCACCATCGTCCCGACAGACGCCCAGTACGATCTATCAGATACAGATCGCGCTGTTGCGCTCGCAGGTGGCGACACTCGAAACCGCGCTCGAACAGGAGCGCGAACACCGCCAGGCCGTCGTCGACCGGTACGAGCGCCTTATCGACGGCAAATAAACTGCGACTGGCTTTCGAAAAATTCCGCTGACGTTATTCGTCGCCGAGTTCGACGTAGGTGGTCTCGATGATGCGACTGTCGCCGTTGAGTCGCTCGATGATGTCCTGTGGCGGCTGTTCGTCGAGGTTGTAGACGGACAGGGCCTCCCCGCCGATGGTCTCGCGGCCGTTGAACATCCCGGCGATGTTGATGTCGGCCTCGCCCAGCACGGTCCCGATGAACCCGATAGTACCGGGCTCGTCGCGATTGCGGACGACCAGCATGTGGCCGTGGGGGACCGCTTCGATACGGTGGTCGTCGATGCGGACGATGCGGGGCTCCTCGCCGCCGAACTGGGTCCCACAGACGGAAACAGACTCCTCACCGTCGGAGACGGTGACGGTGATGAGGCTCTGGTAGTCCTCGGAAGAGCGGGTCTTGGACTCGGTCACGTCAATGCCCCGGTCTTCAGCTATCTGTGGGGCGTTGACGGCGTTGACCTGCAGGTCCGAGGGCGCAAACACACCCTTCAGCGCACTGGCGGTGACGTACTCCACGTCTTCCTCGGCGATGTCGCCGGCGTAGGTGACCTGCACTTCGGACATGTGGCCGCCGAACAACTGGACGGCGATGCGGCCGGCGGTGTCGGCGAGGTCGAGGTACGGCCCGACCTGCTTGAACGTCGCCTCGTCCAGCGACGGCGCGTTCAGGGCGTTGGCGACGGGCTGGCCGTTGGCCGCAGCGATGATCTGGTCGGCCGTGGAGGTGGCGACGTTCTCCTGAGCGGCCTCCGTCGACGCGCCCAGATGGGGCGTGACGATGATGTCCTCGACGTCGAGCAGCGGGCTGTCCTCGGGCAGGGGTTCCTCACCGAAGACGTCGAGCGCCGCGCCCTTCAGGACGCCGTCCTCGACGGCTTCGGCCAGGGCCGGCTCGTCGATGATGCCGCCGCGGGCACAGTTGACGACGTAGCCGCCTTCGAGTTCGGCGAGCTCTTCCTCGCCGATCATGTTCTCCGTCTCGGGGGTCAGCGGCGTGTGGATGGTGATGAAATCGGACTTGGCGAGACAGTCGTCGAGCTCGTCGACGAGTTCCGCTCCGAACTGGTCAGCGCGCTCTTGGCTGATGTACGGGTCGAACGTGACGATGTCCATGCCCAGGCTGCCGAGTCGCTTGGCGACCTGCTGGCCGACGCGGCCGAAGCCGACGACGCCGAGCGTCTTGTTGTTGACTTCCGTGCCGAGGAACTCGCCTTTGGCCCACTCGCCGCTTTTCAGGCGGTCGTGGGCCTGCGGAATGGAGCGAGCCGTGGCAAACGCCATCGCGACGGAGTGTTCTGCGGCGGCGCGGACGTTGCCCTCGGGGGCGTTGGCGACGATGACGCCGTGGTCCGTGGCGGCGTCGATGTCGATGTTGTCCACACCGATGCCGGCCCGGCCGACGATGATGAGGTCGGGCGCGGCCGCAAACACTTCCTCGGTGACTTCGGTGCCCGAGCGAACGATGAGCGCGTTCGCGTCGGCCACCGCGTCGAGGAGCGCGTTGCCCTCGACCTCGTAGGCTGTTTCGACATCGTGGCCTGCCTCACGGAGCCGCGTGAGACCGGCATCAGCGATAGGGTCCGTGACGAGTACCTTCATACCGAATCGAACTTACTGGGGCGGCATAACGCTTGTTTTCTCCGTCCGAACGACTGCGTACGGACAGTCGGGGCGGAGCGATCGCGCCGCTGATAGGGTATCCTGCTTGGTGGGACCGTCAGCGAAAATCGAACCGACAGACAGCGGCCTATCGCCAGGCCGGGAGCGAGGCAGCGTCCGCGAGCGGGGTTGTGAGATAGGCGTCGTCTCGGGTCACGTCAGCGACGATAAACTGATCCGTTGGACCCTCTTCGACGGATGCCATGATGTCTCCGTCCGCGACCATCTCAACCGGAGCGACAGTATCCGACTCCATGCATGATAATATGTAACAACCATATAAAAACTTAGCGAAACCCATAGAGGGCAGGAGTATGATCCAGAGCCAACTGTCTGACAATAGTTCGTACCCTGTCAGTACTGGGACGAAATGGTTCGTGGCCCAATACGGATAGGGCCTTACATCTCAACCATTAGAGTCTGTCTCCGCAGTTCTATTCATACCCAGATTCGGAACATCAATGTGACAGAAGACGTAGTTGTTTCCGAGGCGGTGCAGTCCCTGGGTTTCCGAGATGGCGTCTGCGCGGTCGCCGGCGATAGCCGATGGCCGCCCGGCGTGCTACCCGGATGCCGAAAACGGACGGATGTTAAGGACTTAGTAGATGCGGGAAGGAAGTTCTGGCAGTATGAACGTCGCAGACGCTATGACGCCACGCTCGGAGGTCGTCACGGTCACCATTCCTGGGACCCGTGATGACGCACTGGAGTACCTCCAGGAGCAGGCCTTCTCGTCGGTCCCGGTCATCAAGGAGACCGACGAGGGCGAGGAGTTCAGAGGGATTATTTCACGCGATGCGCTCATCGAGAGCCCCGACGAAGACCAGCTAGCCCTGCTCGTCGAGGAAGTCCCGGCGATCAGCGAGGACACGTCTATCGAAGCCGCCGCGCAGGTGATGGTCGAGGACGGCGAGCGACGCCTCCCCATCGTCGACGGCCAGCTCAAAGGGATCATCACAGTGACCGACGTGATTCGGTCCATCGCCAACGGCGACGTCGACGGCGACAAGATCGTCGGTGATCTCGCCAACCGCGACATCAACTGCGTGTACGAAGGCACGCCGCTGACCGTCGCCGAACGGGAGCTTTCCCACGCGAACGTCCCATACGGCGTCGTGCTCGGCGACGACGGCGACATGTCGGGGATGCTCACCGAGGTCGACATCATCGCGGTCGCCCGCGTCGTCGAGGGCGAGGACGACACCGGCGACTCCATCGCCAATCAGGACGACGACTGGGCCTGGGAGGGCATCAAAGCCGTCGGCGGTCGGTACATGCCCACCCGCAACGTCGAGCTCCCTGCCGAGCCCGTCCGCGAGTTCATGACCGCCGAGGTCGTGACGGTGAACAAGCGCCGCACCGCCGAGGAGGCGGCCCAACTGATGATCGAGCACGACATCGAACAGATCCCGCTGCTGTCGGGCGACGAACTCACCGGCATCGTCCGGGACATCGACCTGCTGCGAGGCCTATGAGCGAAGGCGAACGCCTCACCGAGCTGGCCAAGCGTCGCGGCTTCTACTTCCCCTCGTCGAGTGCCTACGGCGGCGCGGCGGGCTTTTGGACCTACGGGCCACAGGGCGCTGCG
The genomic region above belongs to Haloarcula hispanica ATCC 33960 and contains:
- the serA gene encoding phosphoglycerate dehydrogenase, with the translated sequence MKVLVTDPIADAGLTRLREAGHDVETAYEVEGNALLDAVADANALIVRSGTEVTEEVFAAAPDLIIVGRAGIGVDNIDIDAATDHGVIVANAPEGNVRAAAEHSVAMAFATARSIPQAHDRLKSGEWAKGEFLGTEVNNKTLGVVGFGRVGQQVAKRLGSLGMDIVTFDPYISQERADQFGAELVDELDDCLAKSDFITIHTPLTPETENMIGEEELAELEGGYVVNCARGGIIDEPALAEAVEDGVLKGAALDVFGEEPLPEDSPLLDVEDIIVTPHLGASTEAAQENVATSTADQIIAAANGQPVANALNAPSLDEATFKQVGPYLDLADTAGRIAVQLFGGHMSEVQVTYAGDIAEEDVEYVTASALKGVFAPSDLQVNAVNAPQIAEDRGIDVTESKTRSSEDYQSLITVTVSDGEESVSVCGTQFGGEEPRIVRIDDHRIEAVPHGHMLVVRNRDEPGTIGFIGTVLGEADINIAGMFNGRETIGGEALSVYNLDEQPPQDIIERLNGDSRIIETTYVELGDE
- a CDS encoding CBS domain-containing protein; this encodes MNVADAMTPRSEVVTVTIPGTRDDALEYLQEQAFSSVPVIKETDEGEEFRGIISRDALIESPDEDQLALLVEEVPAISEDTSIEAAAQVMVEDGERRLPIVDGQLKGIITVTDVIRSIANGDVDGDKIVGDLANRDINCVYEGTPLTVAERELSHANVPYGVVLGDDGDMSGMLTEVDIIAVARVVEGEDDTGDSIANQDDDWAWEGIKAVGGRYMPTRNVELPAEPVREFMTAEVVTVNKRRTAEEAAQLMIEHDIEQIPLLSGDELTGIVRDIDLLRGL
- a CDS encoding DUF7556 family protein, producing MESDTVAPVEMVADGDIMASVEEGPTDQFIVADVTRDDAYLTTPLADAASLPAWR